Proteins from a single region of Scatophagus argus isolate fScaArg1 chromosome 23, fScaArg1.pri, whole genome shotgun sequence:
- the LOC124055071 gene encoding uncharacterized protein LOC124055071: MAFGSCISVALLLSVLSTAKCDPIPSGILQMECHDRYFTIAVDLSLAGTELYFEAVDETGVYPISEHYAAMCGYSVHVVLVPGHVELRASYFSCHTDNKGDEVFTFNFNLIVTREGKEATYALNKTCSPSLPWSPREVTCETNYMEVSMRSDVACPTGTKRDDWTSVVHAVYASATSDWQVMFQRVEQELMPMNLTEAQKQGYVFDLTDGRLVFRMPYGQPDSFSTEVTGVPVEVVHATLFSRLNWVVLMVDLVAACSMHNGSYDESGYMVWETPEVLHPLVSGWHETQINIGVNGELVEQPVAEERGYNVEKHNNTVHISIPYNAEGGYRKSMAFGDLYEFYIFDLYLEQMSVDEDHADTRLRFHRTLTTSLLPRPIYTENRAALEERMFTVYLGDVPADVELVAVHLNGQEFTVPFRNASSHTITKVVHPNDTRGYTLKVPFDDPVVVQQFSREDAAMQHRLDINYTLTILPENEPFHHLTSVTALTDVSPPVFDAVCSESGISFRLDHRPFDYLWELSIGSDPLTPQLAAQHGYVMRNGSQSLQLDVPLFTHGYEYKDVTLKGFFGTFEILIRDRQTSEVQSSTLRTCPFTATELIMCSTDGRMTVVADLSLAMSSGGVPARANLVDKYCGPKEADDTRALFSFPLNSCGSLVKLNKEYVTYENEIFISRKFHTSINAADSSSEIDRVTMQCTYPLAGLHRLFSVYRFESDTAGVGRIVHSAHPPEGVQSPTIKPTTVLQTPVPATRRTRRPFSSKGVYHLPAQRISLPSFLQHRSRKGATGPSQA; this comes from the exons TACAGCGTCCATGTTGTCCTTGTACCAGGCCATGTGGAGCTCCGAGCCTCCTACTTCAGCTGTCACACTGACAACAAA GGTGACGAGGTGTTCACATTCAACTTCAACCTGATTGTGACACGTGAAGGAAAGGAGGCTACCTATGCCTTGAACAAGACctgttctccatctctcccttgGTCCCCCAGAGAGGTTACCTGTGAGACCAACTACATGGAA GTGTCCATGAGGAGTGACGTGGCTTGTCCAACTGGGACAAAGAGAGACGACTGGACTTCTGTAGTCCATGCT GTCTATGCCTCAGCCACTTCAGACTGGCAGGTGATGTTCCAGAGGGTGGAGCAAGAGCTGATGCCTATGAACCTTACTGAGGCTCAAAAGCAGGGCTATGTGTTTGACTTGACTGATGGAAGGCTTGTATTTCGAATGCCATATGGACAACCTGACTCATTCAGCACTGAG gTGACTGGTGTTCCAGTAGAGGTGGTCCATGCAACACTGTTCTCCAGACTAAACTGGGTCGTCCTCATGGTTGACCTGGTGGCTGCTTGCTCCATGC ATAATGGATCATATGATGAAAGCGGCTACATGGTGTGGGAGACTCCCGAGGTGCTGCACCCGCTGGTGTCTGGTTGGCACGAGACGCAGATTAATATTGGAGTCAATGGTGAACTTGTGGAGCAGCCAGTTGCAGAGGAGAGAGGCTACAATGTGGAgaagcacaacaacacagtaCACATCAGCATCCCCTATAATGCTGAAGGAGGATACAGGAAG AGCATGGCGTTTGGGGACCTCTACGAGTTCTACATCTTCGATCTCTACTTGGAGCAAATGTCAGTGGATGAGGATCATGCTGACACCAGGCTTCGCTTTCACAGGACACTGACCACTTCACTGCTGCCACGGCCTATTTACACAGAAAACC GAGCAGCTCTTGAGGAGCGCATGTTCACGGTCTACCTTGGAGATGTCCCTGCAGATGTAGAATTGGTTGCTGTTCATTTGAATGGGCAAGAATTTACTGTGCCGTTTAGAAATGCAAGCAGCCACACCATCACAAAAGTAGTTCATCCCAACGACACTCGTGGTTACACTCTGAAGGTGCCTTTCGATGACCCTGTTGTTGTACAGCAG TTCTCCAGAGAAGATGCAGCAATGCAGCACAGGCTGGACATTAACTACACACTGACTATTCTGCCTGAAAATGAGCCTTTTCACCATCTGACGTCAGTCACGGCATTAACGGATGTCT CTCCTCCAGTCTTTGATGCCGTCTGTTCAGAGTCTGGAATCAGCTTCAGACTGGACCACCGGCCTTTTGACTACCTGTGGGAGCTCAGTATTGGCTCAGACCCGCTGACACCACAGCTGGCAGCCCAGCATGGCTACGTGATGAGGAACGGTAGCCAGAGCCTGCAGCTCGACGTGCCGCTCTTCACTCATGGCTACGAGTACAAG GATGTTACTTTGAAGGGATTCTTTGGCACTTTTGAGATCCTTATACGGGATCGTCAAACCTCAGAGGTCCAGAGCTCCACTCTCAGGACTTGTCCATTCACTGCTACTGAACTCATTA TGTGTTCTACCGATGGGAGGATGACTGTGGTGGCTGACTTGTCTCTGGCCAtgtcaagtggaggagttcCTGCTCGAGCCAACCTCGTAGACAAATACTGTGGACCCAAAGAGGCAGACGACACCAGAGCGCTCTTCTCTTTTCCGCTCAACAGCTGTGGCTCCTTAGTCAAG CTCAACAAGGAATATGTGACCTATGAAAATGAGATTTTCATCAGCCGGAAGTTCCATACTTCAATAAATGCAGCAGACTCCAGCAGTGAGATCGACAG GGTGACAATGCAGTGTACATATCCTCTGGCTGGTCTCCATCGCCTATTCTCAGTGTACCGGTTTGAGTCTGACACAGCCGGTGTTGGCCGCATTGTGCATTCAGCACACCCACCTGAAG GTGTGCAGAGCCCCACCATCAAGCCTACTACTGTGTTACAAACACCAGTGCCTGCTACCAGGCGCACTCGAAGACCTTTCTCATCAAAAGGTGTTTACCACCTTCCTGCTCAGCGCATCAGCCTTCCCAGCTTTCTGCAGCATCGGTCTAGGAAAG GTGCTACAGGACCATCACAAGCCTAA
- the LOC124055064 gene encoding uncharacterized protein LOC124055064, which produces MAFGSCISVALLLSVLSTAKCDPIPSGALQMECHDRYFMIAVDVSFTGNEPHFEAVDETGVYPISEHYAAMCGYSVHVVLVPGHVELRASYFSCHTDNKGDEVFTFNFNLIVTREGKEATYALNKTCSPSLPWSPREVTCETNYMEVSVRTEVTCPSKMHQDDWNAALKPTYSSATSDWQVVLHRDGEQELIPMNLTEAQKQGYRFDMTDGRLVFRTPYGQPDSFSTEVTGVPVEVVHATLFSRLNFVVLMVDLVAACSMHNGSYDESGYMVWETPEVLHPLVSGWHETQINIGVNGELVEQPVAEERGYNVEKHNNTVHISIPYNAEGGYRKSVAFGDLYEFYIFDLYLEQMSVDEDHADTRLRFHRTLTTSLLPRPVYTENRAALEERMFTVYLGDVPADVELVAVHLNGQEFTVPFRNASSHTITKVVHPNDTRGYTLKVPFDDPVVVQQFSREDAAMQHRLDINYTLTILPENEPFHHLTSVTALTDVSPPVFDAVCSESGISFRLDHRPFDYLWELSIGSDLLTPQLAAQHGYVMRNGSQNLQLDVPLFTHGYEYKDVTLKGFFGTFEILIRDRQTSEVQSSTLRTCPFTATELIMCSTDGRMTVVADLSLAMSSGGVPARANLVDKYCGPKEADDTRALFSFPLNSCGSLVKLNKEYVTYENEIFISRKFHTSINAADSSSEIDRVTMQCTYPLAGLHRLFSVYRFESDTAGVGRIVHSAHPPEGVQSPTIKPTTVLQTPVPATRRTRRPNYHPSVQYIKVPSFLQNLSKKGARGSPQVKVNKAMF; this is translated from the exons ATGGCTTTTGGGTCTTGTATTAG TGTGGCCTTgctcctgtctgtgttgtcaaCTGCAAAATGTGATCCTATTCCCTCTG GAGCTCTTCAAATGGAGTGTCATGATCGTTACTTCATGATAGCTGTTGATGTCTCCTTCACTGGGAATGAACCTCACTTTGAGGCTGTTG atgagACAGGTGTGTACCCCATCTCTGAGCACTATGCAGCAATGTGTGGCTACAGCGTCCATGTTGTCCTTGTACCAGGCCATGTGGAGCTCCGAGCCTCCTACTTCAGCTGTCACACTGACAACAAA GGTGACGAGGTGTTCACATTCAACTTCAACCTGATTGTGACACGTGAAGGAAAGGAGGCTACCTATGCCTTGAACAAGACctgttctccatctctcccttgGTCCCCCAGAGAGGTTACCTGTGAGACCAACTACATGGAA GTGTCTGTGAGAACTGAAGTCACCTGTCCATCCAAGATGCACCAAGATGACTGGAATGCGGCTCTAAAACCT ACTTATTCCTCAGCCACTTCAGACTGGCAGGTGGTGTtgcacagagatggagagcagGAGCTGATACCTATGAATCTGACTGAGGCTCAAAAGCAGGGTTATAGATTTGACATGACTGATGGAAGGCTGGTCTTTCGTACACCCTATGGACAGCCTGACTCATTCAGCACTGAA gTGACTGGTGTTCCAGTAGAGGTGGTCCATGCAACACTGTTCTCCAGACTAAACTTTGTTGTCCTCATGGTTGACCTGGTGGCTGCTTGCTCCATGC ATAATGGATCATATGATGAAAGCGGCTACATGGTGTGGGAGACTCCCGAGGTGCTGCACCCGCTGGTGTCTGGTTGGCACGAGACGCAGATTAATATTGGAGTCAATGGTGAACTTGTGGAGCAGCCAGTTGCAGAGGAGAGAGGCTACAATGTGGAgaagcacaacaacacagtaCACATCAGCATCCCCTATAATGCTGAAGGAGGATACAGGAAG AGCGTGGCGTTTGGGGACCTCTACGAGTTCTACATCTTCGATCTCTACTTGGAGCAAATGTCAGTGGATGAGGATCATGCTGACACCAGGCTTCGCTTTCACAGGACACTGACCACTTCACTGCTGCCACGGCCTGTTTACACAGAAAACC GAGCAGCTCTTGAGGAGCGCATGTTCACGGTCTACCTTGGAGATGTCCCTGCAGATGTAGAATTGGTTGCTGTTCATTTGAATGGGCAAGAATTTACTGTGCCGTTTAGAAATGCAAGCAGCCACACCATCACAAAAGTAGTTCATCCCAACGACACTCGTGGTTACACTCTGAAGGTGCCTTTCGATGACCCTGTTGTTGTACAGCAG TTCTCCAGAGAAGATGCAGCAATGCAGCACAGGCTGGACATTAACTACACACTGACTATTCTGCCTGAAAATGAGCCTTTTCACCATCTGACGTCAGTCACGGCATTAACGGATGTCT CTCCTCCAGTCTTTGATGCCGTCTGTTCAGAGTCTGGAATCAGCTTCAGACTGGACCACCGGCCTTTTGACTACCTGTGGGAGCTCAGTATTGGCTCAGACCTGCTGACGCCACAGCTGGCAGCCCAGCACGGCTACGTGATGAGGAACGGTAGCCAGAACCTGCAGCTCGACGTGCCGCTCTTCACTCATGGCTACGAGTACAAG GACGTTACTTTGAAGGGATTCTTTGGCACTTTTGAGATCCTTATACGGGATCGTCAAACCTCAGAGGTCCAGAGCTCCACTCTCAGGACTTGTCCATTCACTGCTACTGAACTCATTA TGTGTTCTACCGATGGGAGGATGACTGTGGTGGCTGACTTGTCTCTGGCCAtgtcaagtggaggagttcCTGCTCGAGCCAACCTCGTAGACAAATACTGTGGACCCAAAGAGGCAGACGACACCAGAGCGCTCTTCTCTTTTCCGCTCAACAGCTGTGGCTCCTTAGTCAAG CTCAACAAGGAATATGTGACCTATGAAAATGAGATTTTCATCAGCCGGAAGTTCCATACTTCAATAAATGCAGCAGACTCCAGCAGTGAGATCGACAG GGTGACAATGCAGTGTACATATCCTCTGGCTGGTCTCCATCGCCTATTCTCAGTGTACCGGTTTGAGTCTGACACAGCCGGTGTTGGCCGCATTGTGCATTCAGCACACCCACCTGAAG GTGTGCAGAGCCCCACCATCAAGCCTACTACTGTGTTACAAACACCAGTGCCTGCTACCAGGCGCACTCGAAGACCTAATTACCACCCTTCTGTTCAGTACATTAAAGTACCCAGCTTTCTACAGAATCTCTCTAAGAAAG GAGCAAGAGGATCTCCACAAGTCAAAGTAAATAAAGCTATGTTTTGA